From a single Deltaproteobacteria bacterium genomic region:
- a CDS encoding VWA domain-containing protein, with translation MKKNIIRYALLVLFLAGCADTTSHTRGVYMLMDTSGTYTQQIKKAQSIINYLLATLQPGDTLAVARVDSASFSEKDIVAKGTFDTRPSVANEQKRKFRQKLDNFAKRVKGSAYTDISGGMLQAVEYLNEAGSGKKTILIFSDLKEEIKKGHVRDFPIQLGGYRVVALNVTKLSSDQIDPREYLDRLTYWEKRVTDGGGTWKVINDLERLEKLLED, from the coding sequence ATGAAAAAAAATATAATCAGGTATGCGCTTTTAGTTTTATTTCTTGCCGGTTGTGCTGATACGACAAGTCACACAAGAGGTGTATACATGTTGATGGATACTTCCGGAACCTATACCCAGCAAATAAAAAAAGCGCAGTCAATTATTAATTATCTGCTCGCAACTTTACAGCCTGGAGATACTCTGGCGGTGGCAAGAGTAGATAGCGCCAGTTTTAGCGAGAAAGATATCGTTGCCAAAGGAACCTTTGATACAAGACCCTCTGTCGCCAATGAACAGAAACGGAAGTTCCGTCAAAAGCTGGATAATTTTGCAAAGAGAGTAAAAGGAAGCGCCTATACGGACATTTCAGGTGGTATGCTTCAGGCCGTTGAATACCTCAATGAAGCCGGCTCCGGTAAAAAAACTATTCTTATATTTTCCGATCTTAAGGAAGAAATTAAAAAAGGTCATGTAAGGGACTTCCCAATTCAGCTAGGTGGTTATCGGGTTGTTGCCCTCAATGTGACCAAGCTTAGTTCAGACCAGATAGATCCGAGAGAATACCTGGATCGTCTTACTTATTGGGAAAAGCGGGTCACCGATGGTGGTGGAACATGGAAGGTAATCAATGATCTTGAGAGACTGGAAAAGCTGCTTGAAGACTGA
- a CDS encoding DUF167 domain-containing protein, which translates to MTWINEKNNSVKLSIYVQPRASKNAISGFFNNKLKVKLTSPPVGGAANELLVKFLAKKLSLAKSDILILSGDKSRSKVLMVKGISESEVKKSLKIS; encoded by the coding sequence ATGACGTGGATTAATGAAAAAAATAATTCTGTTAAATTAAGCATATATGTACAACCAAGAGCTTCAAAAAATGCAATTTCAGGTTTCTTTAACAATAAATTAAAAGTAAAGCTCACTTCACCTCCCGTCGGTGGCGCCGCTAACGAACTTTTAGTTAAATTTCTTGCTAAAAAGCTTTCCCTTGCAAAATCTGACATTCTTATCCTGTCAGGAGACAAATCGAGGAGCAAAGTTTTAATGGTGAAAGGTATTAGTGAAAGCGAGGTAAAGAAAAGCCTGAAAATTTCTTAA
- a CDS encoding polysaccharide biosynthesis tyrosine autokinase: MEEVTEKELNIKDYIRIVRKRLWLVAAILIIAVTIAAVKAFSIIPIYQASVKILIERENPNILSFQDVMNIDASSSDYYATQAGIISSRRLARKVFDASPLNKLKKFEGVLYPESVLLNMLTVNPERGSRFVHLSIKGPDPEEAADLANLWADTYVEQNLTEKINASSQATIWLSEQVKELQEKVTSSEFALQEYKEKHNIISLEERQNIVVQKLSELNSALIKANMSRLKREAKYGQLNELMTKNSWEALTNLVDSPQVNTLNASLLDMKRERAELSGTYGKKHPKMASIISQIKTLEAIIAEEVRKFVRKTKDDYEIAKLEEVTLRKSLDEQKREALALNKKAIKYNVLKRESEGNRKLFDVLLNRLKETSLTEGMEFNNIRIVDYAQRPGKPVYPNKRKMILMGVLIGLFGGISLTLFLEFLDDRIKSESDVERYLGIPFLGTIPAIFGKEQENLYLITDKMPKSMISEAFRGLRTSVLFSSSDKEIKTIMVTSGGPGEGKTTAAINLAVTMSHEGKRSLLIDCDLRRPTLQKVFNLKGSGGLSNILVDHDLSINAVINETGIENLGIITCGPIPPNPSELLGSRRMQEIISILEKDYDRIIFDSPPSISLADAAVLGRAVDGVVLVVDTKSTARGKAQKSIKALSEVGANMIGVALNRVNTREDGYYGYYYYNYNYGNEKE; this comes from the coding sequence ATGGAAGAAGTAACAGAAAAAGAACTGAATATTAAAGACTATATCAGGATTGTCAGAAAAAGATTATGGCTTGTTGCGGCTATTTTAATCATTGCCGTAACAATTGCCGCCGTCAAAGCTTTTTCTATAATACCTATCTACCAGGCTTCCGTTAAAATCCTTATTGAAAGAGAAAATCCCAATATTTTGTCCTTTCAGGACGTGATGAATATTGATGCGTCTTCGTCAGACTATTACGCGACACAAGCCGGGATAATCAGCAGTCGGAGACTTGCCAGAAAGGTATTTGACGCATCGCCCTTAAATAAACTGAAAAAGTTTGAGGGTGTATTATACCCTGAGTCTGTTTTATTAAATATGCTTACGGTGAACCCTGAACGGGGAAGCCGCTTTGTGCATCTTTCCATTAAAGGGCCCGATCCTGAAGAAGCAGCCGACCTGGCCAACCTTTGGGCAGACACCTATGTTGAACAAAATCTGACCGAGAAAATCAATGCATCCTCTCAGGCGACTATATGGCTGTCAGAGCAGGTAAAAGAATTGCAGGAAAAAGTTACAAGTTCTGAATTTGCCCTGCAGGAATATAAGGAAAAGCATAATATAATTTCATTAGAGGAAAGACAAAATATTGTCGTGCAAAAATTGTCTGAATTAAATTCAGCCTTAATAAAGGCAAATATGTCCAGATTGAAGCGGGAAGCAAAATACGGGCAATTAAATGAGTTGATGACCAAAAATAGCTGGGAGGCATTAACCAATCTTGTTGACAGTCCCCAGGTTAATACTTTAAATGCGAGCCTTCTCGATATGAAGAGAGAGAGGGCGGAATTGTCAGGAACCTATGGGAAGAAACATCCCAAAATGGCAAGTATTATCTCTCAAATTAAGACATTAGAGGCCATTATAGCGGAAGAAGTCAGGAAGTTTGTCAGGAAAACAAAAGATGATTATGAAATTGCCAAACTGGAAGAGGTTACTCTTAGAAAGTCTCTTGATGAACAAAAGCGGGAAGCGCTGGCTTTAAACAAGAAAGCAATAAAGTATAATGTGTTAAAAAGAGAGTCAGAAGGGAACCGAAAGCTTTTTGACGTTCTTTTAAATCGATTAAAAGAAACCAGTCTGACAGAAGGAATGGAATTTAACAATATCAGGATAGTTGATTATGCTCAAAGACCGGGAAAACCGGTTTATCCCAATAAAAGAAAAATGATATTAATGGGTGTTCTCATTGGATTATTTGGCGGTATAAGTCTCACGCTTTTTCTGGAGTTTCTTGATGACAGAATCAAGAGTGAAAGTGATGTGGAGCGATATTTAGGGATACCATTTCTCGGAACCATACCGGCTATTTTCGGTAAAGAACAGGAGAACCTGTATCTGATCACCGATAAAATGCCCAAATCAATGATATCGGAAGCTTTTAGAGGCCTTAGAACTTCAGTATTATTTTCTTCTTCAGATAAAGAGATTAAAACCATTATGGTAACCAGCGGCGGTCCCGGTGAAGGGAAGACAACGGCTGCTATTAATCTGGCTGTAACCATGTCTCATGAAGGGAAGAGATCATTGCTTATCGATTGTGACCTTAGAAGGCCCACGCTCCAAAAGGTATTCAATTTAAAAGGTTCAGGCGGACTCAGTAATATACTGGTAGATCATGATCTTTCCATCAATGCCGTTATTAATGAAACAGGAATTGAAAACCTTGGGATAATAACCTGTGGTCCAATTCCACCTAATCCCTCAGAACTTCTTGGCTCCAGGAGAATGCAGGAGATAATATCAATTCTGGAGAAGGACTATGACAGGATAATTTTCGACTCGCCTCCTTCCATTTCACTGGCTGATGCGGCAGTTCTTGGAAGGGCTGTAGATGGTGTCGTACTGGTTGTTGATACAAAGAGTACGGCAAGGGGAAAGGCCCAGAAAAGTATTAAGGCCCTTTCTGAAGTTGGAGCCAATATGATTGGCGTTGCGCTAAATAGGGTTAATACCCGGGAAGATGGCTATTACGGTTATTATTACTATAATTATAATTATGGCAACGAAAAGGAATGA
- a CDS encoding SLBB domain-containing protein — MNFPSKWFYRKPYYPLFCFYIFFSLLTITSFINNTFAEDYYIGAEDLLQINVYEQPDLSSVLKVSSHGNISFPLLGRIKAEGFSITELEKEIERRLADGYLINPQVTILIKEYRSRKIYVLGGVAKPGIYELRKSITLLEVISRAGGLLSDAAQHAIISQSGSNKGNTVSDKEPIKIDLKRLLDEGDTKLNIEINDGDVIQIPDPNTYFVFGEIKNPGSYTLEKDISILQAITRAGGFTKIAAPSRTKIIRGKAGKEETIHVDISKIIKGDKQLDTALMADDIIVVPESFF, encoded by the coding sequence ATGAACTTTCCCTCAAAATGGTTTTACAGGAAACCTTATTATCCTTTATTCTGTTTTTATATATTCTTCTCTCTCCTGACAATTACGAGTTTCATAAATAATACTTTCGCTGAAGATTACTACATCGGGGCGGAAGATCTTTTGCAAATCAACGTGTATGAACAGCCGGATTTGTCTTCTGTGCTGAAAGTCAGTTCTCACGGCAATATATCATTCCCGTTGCTGGGAAGAATTAAAGCCGAGGGATTTTCTATTACGGAGCTTGAGAAAGAGATAGAGAGAAGGCTGGCAGATGGTTACCTCATCAACCCGCAGGTCACCATTTTAATCAAGGAATACAGAAGCCGAAAAATTTATGTCCTCGGGGGAGTAGCGAAGCCGGGTATCTATGAACTGAGAAAATCGATTACATTGCTGGAAGTCATCTCCAGAGCGGGTGGACTTCTAAGCGATGCCGCCCAGCACGCCATTATATCACAATCAGGAAGCAATAAGGGGAATACTGTATCAGATAAAGAGCCCATTAAAATAGATTTAAAGCGTCTCCTCGATGAAGGTGATACTAAACTGAACATAGAAATTAATGATGGCGATGTTATCCAGATTCCGGACCCTAATACATATTTTGTTTTCGGGGAGATTAAGAACCCGGGTTCCTATACGCTGGAAAAGGATATTTCTATTTTGCAGGCAATTACAAGGGCCGGTGGCTTTACAAAAATTGCCGCTCCGTCGAGGACCAAAATAATCAGGGGAAAGGCAGGAAAAGAGGAAACCATTCATGTGGATATTTCTAAAATTATAAAGGGTGACAAACAACTGGATACTGCATTAATGGCCGATGATATTATCGTTGTGCCGGAAAGTTTTTTCTAA
- a CDS encoding helix-turn-helix domain-containing protein, translated as MDRKDLKKYFDFLEIDINASIPEIRNAYTYLKTLYSGNSLVVSSIQEEFNENNRKEILGDIEMAYQKILKSFEAEKQKECMHKEPLDYKTQEALNAYISQLESYSGESLRHIRELHGLDLKKVAQCTNISRRYLQSIEEEDFSSLPQKVYLKGFIVSYADHLNLDSQAVAEDMMKKYEIWFKACQNNKYDTLNL; from the coding sequence TTCGATTTTTTAGAAATAGACATAAATGCGTCTATTCCTGAAATAAGAAATGCCTATACTTACCTTAAAACACTTTATTCAGGTAACTCTCTCGTTGTTTCATCCATACAGGAAGAGTTTAATGAAAATAACCGTAAGGAAATCCTTGGGGATATAGAGATGGCCTATCAGAAAATTTTAAAAAGCTTTGAAGCTGAGAAACAAAAAGAATGTATGCATAAAGAGCCTCTCGATTATAAAACACAAGAGGCCCTGAATGCATATATTTCACAGCTTGAATCCTATTCAGGAGAATCACTCAGACACATTAGGGAACTGCACGGCCTTGACTTAAAAAAAGTAGCCCAATGTACCAATATCAGCAGAAGATATTTACAAAGTATAGAGGAGGAGGATTTTAGTTCATTACCTCAAAAAGTCTATCTCAAAGGGTTTATCGTAAGCTATGCAGATCATCTGAACCTTGATTCTCAAGCCGTTGCGGAAGATATGATGAAAAAATATGAAATTTGGTTTAAAGCTTGTCAAAATAATAAATATGACACGCTCAACCTATAA
- a CDS encoding tyrosine protein phosphatase gives MIDIHSHLLPAVDDGADDIEETIALAMAATEAGTEIMVATPHTLNGVYRNSRPNILRQVKSVGEIIGEKKIPLKILPGADVALTPELIPCLESGDLMTINDAGKYILVELPPYYDPEKIHKIIFHLQVNGITPIITHPERDALILKNPDILRALIDRGCLSQITAMSITGGFGRTVEVFSKRLIECSLVHIIASDCHSIDKRGPSMQGAYQIVSALSGYENAQNMAVHRPQAVVDGAAIDIPPYKSVNKKRSGWFWRKFIDR, from the coding sequence ATGATAGATATTCACAGCCATTTGCTGCCGGCAGTTGATGATGGCGCAGATGACATTGAAGAAACCATAGCGCTTGCCATGGCTGCCACCGAGGCCGGTACGGAGATAATGGTGGCTACGCCTCATACTTTAAATGGAGTTTATAGAAATAGTCGCCCGAATATTCTCAGGCAAGTCAAAAGCGTAGGGGAGATAATCGGTGAAAAGAAGATACCTTTAAAAATCCTGCCCGGCGCCGACGTTGCCTTAACGCCGGAGCTTATTCCCTGTCTCGAATCGGGGGATTTAATGACTATTAATGATGCAGGCAAGTATATTCTGGTGGAACTTCCGCCCTATTATGATCCTGAAAAAATCCATAAAATTATTTTCCACCTGCAGGTCAATGGTATAACGCCGATAATTACTCATCCCGAGAGAGATGCTCTCATATTGAAAAATCCGGATATTCTGCGTGCATTGATTGATAGAGGCTGTCTTTCCCAAATTACGGCAATGAGTATAACCGGTGGTTTTGGACGCACTGTTGAAGTATTTTCAAAACGCCTTATAGAATGCAGTCTCGTTCATATTATTGCTTCTGATTGTCACTCTATCGATAAGCGGGGGCCTTCCATGCAAGGCGCCTATCAGATTGTTTCAGCATTGAGTGGATATGAGAATGCTCAAAATATGGCTGTCCATCGTCCCCAGGCTGTTGTCGATGGCGCTGCCATAGATATACCTCCCTATAAAAGTGTAAATAAAAAAAGAAGCGGATGGTTTTGGAGAAAGTTTATCGATCGATAA
- a CDS encoding O-antigen ligase family protein: protein MEKVYRSIILLLIPFLALSFGGIQKWSMIVMELVVFTLFLLWGMERLFKKKYLQANQHKSFPLYVFLLPFIIIPLIQLLPIGSSLLQIISPALFLIKEKAAIPDSLDFPSFISVNPFSTQSSLKLLITCFLIFIISAALFKRKAHLKRAIFFLTALSFIISLFGIIQYFSWNGKLYWLRPLKAGAPFGPFVNHNHFASFTNMAMLPLLSLLLFQYGNGIKKNMVNRGETIILVFSLSLSLFALLLCGSRGGLVSLLLAIILQVFILWREGEYKRKIFLFSLIGSFVCALFILVGSRSVLETISSLYRVSEDPSFHYRLKGWRASLDIVSDYPLLGTGLGTYKDIFPLYRPFDMEKTFHYAHNEYIQLLAETGIIGFFLLLVPFLILLLKNNPIKVNIRDREKRYLQAGIYSAIVALLIHNTVEFNMRIPSNAYLFSFLCGLYLSTAKKRFFFGKEHYLIMTMVTALFLSMTFLEGIRFFNYTNNSDAAVRERNEEGFLRFTNDPDLLFKRSQYLLRENEVNRAIDVLDQAIISAPLRAHYWALMSYMKELVRNKDESMRALKMAAALDPVRPSYALKVARAASGEETFNNSVKQLKKIALRRSDRFYAIVELLIDNNIDSHEIMEMALDSKSSITIARLLSNKGDDKGARLAYSKAIQLEPENERYIDLYAHYLMKMKDFDSLLKRDRLNKNKLPERFIYWQSRVLLELGDKEAAIALLNNIISVGKDRLKKYGEEVAQLYLQNKDHSKAIEVAEKVLQVNSRSVRSFHILGAAYEETGRPLEAINSYRRLSVIAPADFNVHYKLANLYEKEGIEKMAIKEYETCLDIKPGNIKTRLKLGIYLSYLEKIAKHSGNTRPY, encoded by the coding sequence TTGGAGAAAGTTTATCGATCGATAATATTGCTTCTTATTCCCTTTCTGGCTCTTTCTTTTGGAGGCATTCAAAAGTGGAGCATGATAGTGATGGAACTGGTTGTTTTTACTCTTTTTCTCCTTTGGGGAATGGAGCGTTTATTTAAAAAAAAATACCTGCAGGCAAATCAACATAAGTCTTTTCCTTTGTATGTTTTTCTTTTACCTTTTATTATTATTCCTTTAATACAACTTCTGCCCATAGGTTCATCGCTTCTTCAAATAATTTCCCCCGCCCTGTTTCTTATTAAAGAAAAGGCGGCCATACCGGACAGTTTAGACTTTCCTTCATTTATCAGCGTTAACCCTTTCAGTACACAGTCATCACTTAAACTGCTTATTACATGCTTTTTGATTTTTATAATAAGCGCCGCCTTGTTTAAGAGAAAAGCGCACTTGAAAAGGGCCATATTCTTTTTAACGGCTCTTTCTTTCATTATTTCTCTCTTCGGTATTATTCAGTATTTTTCCTGGAATGGGAAGCTTTACTGGTTAAGGCCATTGAAGGCAGGTGCTCCCTTTGGTCCCTTTGTAAATCATAATCACTTTGCATCATTCACAAATATGGCGATGTTGCCTTTATTATCACTCCTGCTATTTCAGTATGGCAATGGAATCAAAAAGAATATGGTTAATAGGGGGGAAACCATTATTTTAGTTTTTTCTTTGTCTCTCTCCCTTTTTGCACTTCTCCTTTGCGGGTCAAGGGGCGGTCTTGTAAGCTTATTGCTTGCCATAATATTGCAGGTCTTTATCCTCTGGAGGGAGGGAGAATATAAAAGGAAAATATTTCTTTTTTCACTTATTGGCAGCTTTGTTTGCGCTCTCTTTATTTTAGTCGGTTCCAGGTCTGTTTTAGAAACTATTTCCAGTCTTTACAGGGTGAGTGAAGATCCCTCTTTCCATTATAGGCTGAAGGGATGGAGGGCATCATTGGATATTGTCAGCGATTATCCCCTCCTGGGCACAGGCCTGGGCACGTATAAGGATATTTTTCCTCTTTACAGACCCTTTGATATGGAAAAGACTTTTCATTATGCCCATAATGAATATATTCAGCTGCTTGCTGAAACGGGTATTATCGGTTTTTTTCTTCTTTTAGTCCCTTTCCTGATTTTACTGCTTAAGAATAATCCCATAAAAGTTAATATAAGGGACAGGGAAAAAAGGTATCTCCAGGCCGGTATTTATTCGGCCATTGTTGCCCTGCTGATTCATAACACCGTCGAATTTAATATGAGAATACCGTCTAATGCCTATCTTTTTTCTTTTCTTTGTGGTCTTTATCTGTCAACGGCTAAAAAGCGCTTCTTCTTTGGAAAAGAACATTACCTTATCATGACAATGGTAACCGCATTATTTCTTTCTATGACTTTCCTGGAGGGTATACGCTTTTTTAATTATACAAATAATAGTGATGCTGCCGTAAGAGAGAGAAATGAAGAAGGTTTTCTGCGGTTCACTAATGACCCTGACCTTCTTTTCAAAAGGAGCCAATATTTATTGCGGGAAAATGAAGTAAACAGGGCTATCGATGTTCTTGATCAAGCCATTATCTCTGCCCCGCTTAGAGCACACTATTGGGCGCTCATGTCCTATATGAAGGAACTTGTGCGGAATAAGGATGAATCTATGCGCGCCTTAAAGATGGCTGCCGCATTAGATCCCGTAAGACCATCATATGCCTTAAAAGTGGCGAGAGCAGCGAGTGGAGAAGAGACTTTTAATAATTCAGTAAAACAATTAAAGAAAATTGCCTTAAGAAGAAGTGACCGGTTCTATGCCATCGTCGAATTGTTAATTGATAATAATATAGATAGCCATGAAATTATGGAGATGGCGCTTGATAGCAAAAGCAGTATAACAATAGCCCGTTTATTAAGTAATAAAGGTGATGATAAAGGCGCTCGGCTGGCATATAGCAAAGCGATTCAATTAGAACCGGAAAATGAGAGATATATTGATTTGTACGCTCATTATTTGATGAAGATGAAGGACTTTGACTCACTTCTTAAGAGGGACCGTCTAAATAAGAATAAGCTTCCGGAAAGGTTCATTTATTGGCAGAGCAGGGTATTGCTGGAATTGGGGGATAAAGAGGCTGCTATTGCTTTGCTTAATAATATCATTTCTGTGGGGAAGGACCGCCTGAAAAAATATGGTGAGGAAGTTGCTCAGTTGTACCTGCAAAATAAAGATCATTCAAAGGCAATTGAAGTCGCTGAAAAGGTTTTACAGGTAAACAGCAGAAGTGTCAGGTCATTTCATATTCTGGGCGCTGCTTATGAAGAAACAGGCAGACCGCTGGAGGCAATTAACAGTTACCGAAGGTTGTCCGTTATCGCTCCTGCTGACTTTAATGTTCATTATAAACTGGCGAATCTTTATGAAAAAGAGGGTATAGAAAAGATGGCCATTAAGGAATATGAAACCTGTCTTGATATTAAGCCGGGAAACATAAAGACACGGCTTAAACTGGGGATTTATTTGTCTTACTTGGAAAAGATAGCGAAGCATTCAGGCAATACCAGACCGTATTGA
- a CDS encoding YwqI/YxiC family protein: MDKISILYSGNPVLTIILILIISVILLYIARKPAHELIKSIFHMAHKALRLSARSTMLAEKRMASRNREVLLSVGEEAVERVIEREFHRVEAVVRRDLSGYPTLQQALKTQIAKIEEDYSKSADAPPAPPGWVHAVEAVAKIPPSGDTLISNMLGAINQSIEKQYKNVLSDYRKACAERHSLLKKMMPFWRQMSNTLSEVDKTIASILERAKVIDAKMDFYENIRKGSEKAVRMLSSSSLTQFFIAGLVMLIAIGGAVINFNLIALPMSEMVGGGSYIGPFKTSNVAAMVIILVEAAMGLFLMESLHITKLFPIIGAMDDKMRHKMIWITFSILFILAGIESSLAYMRDMIAADMQALRQSLAEVTVSPEQSGNWIPTVGQMIMGFILPFALAFIAIPLESFVHSSRTVLGVAVVGMLRSIAYILRLTGNISRSLGEMLIRVYDLFIFAPLWIEGLLKKDGKSEGKIKTVKPVKEEKIA; encoded by the coding sequence ATGGATAAAATATCTATACTTTACTCGGGTAATCCTGTGCTCACCATCATTTTGATTCTGATTATATCCGTTATTCTCTTGTATATTGCCAGAAAGCCGGCCCACGAATTGATTAAATCCATTTTCCACATGGCCCATAAAGCGTTACGCCTTTCGGCAAGATCGACAATGTTGGCTGAAAAAAGGATGGCCTCACGAAATAGGGAAGTTCTGTTGTCAGTGGGTGAAGAAGCTGTAGAGCGGGTGATCGAGAGAGAATTTCATAGAGTAGAAGCCGTCGTCAGGCGTGATCTTAGCGGCTACCCGACCCTTCAGCAGGCACTGAAAACACAAATCGCAAAAATAGAGGAGGATTATTCTAAAAGTGCTGACGCGCCTCCTGCACCGCCAGGCTGGGTACATGCCGTTGAAGCGGTCGCTAAAATTCCTCCATCAGGCGACACTCTCATTTCAAATATGTTGGGGGCGATAAACCAGTCTATCGAAAAACAATATAAAAATGTTCTGTCGGATTATAGAAAGGCCTGCGCAGAGAGACATTCCCTTTTAAAAAAGATGATGCCATTCTGGCGGCAAATGTCTAACACGCTTTCAGAAGTCGATAAAACAATTGCCAGCATCCTGGAGAGGGCAAAAGTAATTGACGCAAAAATGGATTTTTATGAAAATATTAGAAAAGGCTCCGAAAAAGCGGTACGCATGCTCTCTTCATCATCACTTACTCAATTTTTTATCGCAGGTCTTGTTATGTTAATCGCTATTGGCGGCGCCGTTATTAATTTTAATCTCATTGCGCTGCCCATGTCTGAAATGGTTGGTGGCGGAAGCTACATAGGGCCTTTTAAAACTTCAAATGTTGCAGCCATGGTCATTATTCTCGTTGAGGCTGCAATGGGTCTATTTCTTATGGAATCTCTTCATATAACCAAACTTTTTCCGATTATCGGCGCTATGGATGACAAGATGCGTCACAAAATGATATGGATTACCTTTTCTATACTCTTTATCCTGGCTGGAATTGAATCTTCTCTTGCCTATATGCGCGACATGATAGCAGCCGATATGCAGGCGCTCAGACAATCTCTGGCAGAGGTGACTGTATCACCGGAACAGTCAGGCAACTGGATTCCCACGGTAGGACAAATGATAATGGGTTTCATCTTGCCTTTTGCCCTGGCATTTATTGCCATTCCTCTTGAATCATTTGTTCATTCATCGAGAACCGTCCTCGGCGTTGCTGTTGTGGGAATGCTAAGATCTATTGCATATATTCTGAGGTTGACGGGCAACATTTCAAGATCGCTGGGTGAAATGCTCATAAGAGTGTATGATCTATTCATATTTGCGCCTTTATGGATTGAAGGACTGTTAAAAAAAGATGGCAAAAGCGAAGGTAAAATCAAAACTGTTAAACCTGTTAAGGAGGAGAAAATAGCATGA